Proteins found in one Triticum urartu cultivar G1812 chromosome 4, Tu2.1, whole genome shotgun sequence genomic segment:
- the LOC125550506 gene encoding ACT domain-containing protein ACR3-like — protein sequence MKYVSGPYFEPDFDPVLDRLGTPGVVVDNETREDCSLVKVDSVNRDGVLLEMVQLLTDLDLVIYKSYISSDGGWLMDVFHVTDQIGRKLTDPSLPGFIQRALLPFQRSGSPKFTTCLGNVVGPGGPDVSDCASLEFTVHDRPGLLSSITQVLVDQGCHVASGQAWTHNGRAAGVLYVTTTGADTAAAPLHPSRWARIERLVNAVVDARENLSGERRWVCMSAPVRGRVHTERRMHQLMHDDRDYESGPAPTPVDEEHFCMGDRAATAARSAHRTQTRVTIDNWEERGYAIVKMTSRDRPKLLFDTVCALTDMHYVVFHATVGAQGPLAIQEYYIRHKDGRTVDSDAERQKVSRCLVAAVERRASHGVRVEVRAPDRSGLLSDFTRMLREHGLSLLRVEIKRQKEEAIGTFFLVTDTGGEVRPEALCAVRTRVAEMGISLDVAKGAPGWPPVKKTRAPAASLADQERPRSSLGSLLWSHLGKLSNNFGLIRS from the exons ATGAAGTACGTCTCCGGGCCCTACTTCGAGCCGGACTTCGATCCGGTCCTCGACCGCCTCGGCACCCCAGG GGTCGTCGTCGACAATGAGACGCGCGAGGACTGCTCGCTCGTCAAGGTGGACAGCGTGAACCGGGACGGCGTGCTGCTGGAGATGGTGCAGCTGCTCACCGATCTCGACCTCGTCATCTACAAGTCCTACATCTCCTCCGACGGCGGCTGGCTCATGGACG TGTTCCACGTGACGGACCAGATCGGGCGCAAGCTGACGGACCCGTCGCTCCCGGGCTTCATCCAGCGGGCGCTCCTGCCGTTCCAGCGCTCTGGCTCGCCCAAGTTCACCACCTGCCTCGGCAACGTCGTCGGCCCCGGCGGCCCCGACGTGTCGGACTGCGCCTCGCTCGAGTTCACCGTGCACGACCGCCCCGGCCTGCTCTCCTCCATCACCCAGGTGCTCGTCGACCAGGGCTGCCACGTCGCGTCCGGCCAGGCCTGGACGCACAACGGCCGCGCCGCCGGGGTGCTCTACGTCACCACCACCGGCGCCgacaccgccgccgcgccgctgcACCCGAGCCGCTGGGCGCGCATCGAGCGGCTCGTCAACGCCGTGGTGGACGCGCGCGAGAACCTGTCGGGCGAGCGGCGCTGGGTGTGCATGTCGGCGCCCGTGCGGGGCCGCGTCCACACGGAGCGCCGGATGCACCAGCTCATGCACGACGACCGCGACTATGAGTCGGGCCCCGCCCCGACGCCCGTCGACGAGGAGCACTTCTGCATGGGCGACCGGGCGGCCACCGCGGCCCGGTCCGCGCACCGCACCCAGACGCGCGTCACCATCGACAACTGGGAGGAGCGGGGCTACGCCATCGTCAAGATGACGAGCAGGGACCGCCCCAAGCTGCTCTTCGACACCGTCTGCGCGCTCACCGACATGCACTACGTCGTCTTCCATGCCACCGTCGGGGCACAGGGCCCTCTCGCCATCCAG GAGTACTACATCCGGCACAAGGACGGGCGCACGGTGGACAGCGACGCCGAGCGGCAGAAGGTCTCCCGGTGCCTCGTCGCCGCGGTGGAGCGGAGGGCGTCTCAT GGCGTGAGGGTGGAGGTGCGCGCGCCGGACCGGTCGGGGCTGCTGTCGGACTTCACCAGGATGCTGCGGGAGCACGGGCTGTCGCTGCTGAGGGTGGAGATCAAGCGGCAGAAGGAGGAGGCCATCGGGACCTTCTTCCTCGTCACCGACACCGGCGGCGAGGTGCGGCCCGAGGCGCTGTGCGCGGTGCGGACGAGGGTCGCCGAGATGGGCATCTCGCTCGACGTCGCCAAAGGAGCGCCTGGCTGGCCGCCGGTGAAGAAGACGAGAGCGCCGGCTGCGTCGCTCGCCGATCAGGAGAGGCCCAGGTCCTCCCTGGGGAGCCTCCTGTGGTCGCACCTTGGGAAGCTCTCGAATAACTTTGGCCTCATCAGGTCTTGA